A region of the Agrobacterium sp. RAC06 genome:
AGCGGCGGCGGATCGTCCTATCCGATGAGCCTGAGGCAGTCGTCGGCAATCACCTGTTCCTCGTCGGTCGCGATGACCCGGATCGTTACCCGGCTTTCCTCGCGCGAGATGACGGCCTCGTTGCGGTCGTTCGCCTCACTGTCCAGGAGCAGGCCGAGGAAGCGCAGGCGCTCGACCACCGAACGGCGGATCGTCGGCTGGTTCTCGCCGATGCCGGCGGTGAAGACCAGCGTATCCAGGCCACCGAGCGAAGCAGCGAGCCTTGCCACCTCCCCTGCGATGCGGAAGGTGAAGACATCGAGTGCCTCGCAGGCTTCCTTCGAAGGGGTCTCCAGCAACACCCGGCTGTCGGCGCTGATGCCGGAGAGACCGAGCAGGCCCGACTGCTTGTAGATCATCTCCTCGACCTGTTTGACGCTCAGCCCATGGGCGTCCATCAGATGGAAGAGCACGCCCGGATCGATCGCGCCGGAGCGGGTCGCCATGGGCACGCCGTCAATGGTGGAAAAGCCCATGGAGGTGTCGCGGCTGATCCCGTGGTCCAGCGCGCAAAGGCTCGCACCGGAGCCGAGATGGGCGACGACGGCGCGGCCGCCTGCCGTTTCCAGTTCGAGCCTCTTCAGGGCACCCGCGACATAGGCATAGGAGAGGCCGTGAAAGCCGTAGCGCTTGACGCCCTTGTCGAACCATTCGCGCGGGATGGCGAAGCGCCTGACGGTGTCGGACTGCGTGCGGTGGAACGCGGTGTCGAAGGAGGCGGTCTGGGGGAGGCCGGGCTTCAGTTCAGCGATGGCGCGGATAAGGCGCAGGTTCTGCGGCTGGTGGAGAGGTGCCAGCGTCACCAGGCTCTCGATTGCGGTGAGGCCCTCCTCGTCGACGATTGCAGCATCTGCGAAGCGATCGCCACCATGGACAACGCGGTGACCGACGGCCGAGACGGCGTCGAGATCGTAGTGTTCTCCGAGCCAGTCAAAGACCTCTTCCAACACGTCGTGCAGCAGGTCATCGGTCTTTGCCACGAGCGGTACGTCGAAGACTTGTGGCCCCTCGACAAGATGGAAGGTCAGCGGCTCTGCGCGGAAGTCGATCACGCCCTTGCCGATGCGTCTGGCGCCTTGGGCCTCGCGGGCGAATATGCCGATCTTCACCGTCGAAGAGCCGGCATTGAAGGTCAGCAACAGTTTCTGCCTCATGCCTTGTCCCCGAGCGCTGCCGCACGCTTGGCAGCGACGAGTTTTGCCAGAGCTGCCGATGCGATGCGGACCCTGAGGCTATCAGAGCGACTGGTCAGGATGATCGGCACGTGCGCGCCGAGCACCAGACCAGCTGCATCGGCATTGGCGAAATAGAGGAGCTGTTTGGCCAGCATGTTGCCGGCTTCGAGATCGGGCACCAGCAGGATGTCGGCGTCGCCGGCGACGGGCGAAATGATGCCCTTGGTGCGGGCGGCTTCCATGCTGATCGCATTGTCGAAGGCGAGCGGACCGTCGACCTTGGCACCCTTGATCTGGCCGCGGGCGGCCATGACGGTCAAGGCCGCGGCCTCAAGCGTTGCCGGCATCTTGTCGTTAACCGTCTCGACCGCAGCGAGGACTGCGACCTTGGGTTCGGCGACGCCGAGCATATGCATGAGATCGACTGCGTTCTGGCAGATGTCGCGCTTGTGTTCGAGGGTGGGGGCGATGTTGATCGCGGCGTCCGTGACGATCAGCAGCTTGGAATAGGCCGGCACATCCATGACATAGACATGGCTGACGCGGCGCTCGGTCCTGAGGCCCGAACCGCCACCGACGACGGCGGCCAGAAGCTCGTCGGAATGCAGGCTGCCTTTCATCACCGAGCCGACCTTGCCGGCAACGGCGAGTTCGACGGCAAGGGCCGCTGCCGCATGGCTGTGTTCAGTCGACATGATCTCGAAGCCATCAATCGAGATGCCGGCCTTTGCGGCGGCCGCGCGGATTTTCGCCTCCGGGCCGATCAGGATCGGGTCGAGCAGACCTTCGTCGCGGATTTCGACGGCACCCTCGATGGCTTCCGGCGAGCAGGGATGCACAAGGGCGGTTCGCACCATCGGCAGGCTGCGGGCCTCGGCCACGATCGCATCGAAGCGGTCGTGGCGCTGCAGCGAGACATCGGGAGCTGCGTTTTCCGACCAGCTGATGCGTTCGACCGGCGCCCGCACACGGGCCTTGCCGGCCAAAACGGGCTCGCCGTTCTGGTTGACGCAGCGGGTGTCGAAGATCAGGGTCCGGCCATCGCTCTCCTTGGTCATCAGGGTCACCGTCGCGGTGATGCGGTCGCCGGTCGCGATGTCCCTCCAGAACTCCAGATCCTGGCCGAGATACACTGTTCCGGGGCCGGGAAGGCGGGTGTCGAGGACAGCCGAGATCATGCCGGCCGGGATCAGTGACTGGCCGAGCGGCACTGGGTTGTTGTCGCCGGAGAGTGCGGCAAAGAGTTCGATATCATCGGGGCCAATCACGCGTGTGATGCTGGCGGCATCGCCGAGCTTCAGCTCGTCGAACATGCGGTTGGTGAGGACTGGTCTTTCCATGTCGCTTTCATCTTCCATTGTCGAACCGTCCTCCCCCGATCCGTTTATCTTGCGGATGATCTGCGTCATGCGCGTGACCAACCTTGGCGGGCAATCTCTGCGGCGAAGGGTGCACTGTCCTTGACTTGGGTCAAGGGCGGGTTCGACGAAGGTGGTGGGAGGGAGATCAGGTCACCTTGTGCTGCGCGGTACCCCTTCTGTCGGCTCTGTCGACATCTCCCCCACACGGGGGGAGAGTGGCCGCTGACCGCTCTGCCAGCCACACTGCTGTCCGCAGGGAGCCGAGATCACCCCCATTTGTCCCGCCAGGCCGGCTGCGCATCCGCGTAAGGCAGGGCGACGGCCTCGAACACGCCGCGCGCGATCGCCCGGGCCGTCACCAGCGTTGCCAGATGGCAGAGCTCCATGAGGTCGGCCTGACTGCTGCGTGCGCGTCTTCCCGTCGAGGCAGTAAGCATCGTGTCGCCGTCGGAGGGTAGATGGGCCGGCAGTACGGCCCGGGCGAGGCCGTCATGGGCGGCGATCGACAGGCGATGAAGCTCGGGCTTCGAGAGCGCGCAATCGGTCACGACGGCGCCGATGGTGGTTGCCGTCAGTCGCAGCCCCTTGATGCGCATGGCCCGATCTTCAACGGTCACATGAGCGGGCTGGCCAAGACCACCGAATTCCTCCCCCTCCTCGAAAGGGGCAGCCCAGAAATGCGGACCGTCACCAACCATGACTGAACCCATCGCATTGACGGCCACCAGCGCGGCGATTGTGTGGCCCGACGACGAAATGGCGCTGGCCGAGCCCAGGCCACCCTTGAAATTGGCCGTCGTCGCACCCGTTCCGGCGCCAATAGTGCCGAGCGGGAAGGCCCCTTTCGCCGCGTTCTCAAAGGCCTTATAGCCGAGATCGCGATAGGGAGCATGCAGGCCCCAGTCCTTAGCTCCGCCATTGAGCAGATCCATCAGGATCGCCTGCGGCACGATTGGCACGCGCACCGACCCGACTGCAAAGCCTCGTCCGGCAGCGCGCAGGCCCGATTGCACGCCGCCCGCCGCATCCAGCCCGAAGGCCGAGCCCCCCGAGAGCACGAAGGCATCGACCTGTTGCACTGTCATGGAGGGATCGAGCAGCGTCACGTCGCGTCCACCGGGCGCGCCGCCGAGCACGGTTCCAGACGCTGTTGCCGGTTCGTCGAAGACAATCACGGTGACGCCGGAGCCGAGGGTGAGGTCTGTCGCATGGCCGACGGCCAGACCGTCGATGTCGGTCAGAAGGTTGAGCGGGCCTTGGGGCATGGGGCATGTCTCCAGATGTGCGGGCGGAGAGTGGCGGGGGTGGGCGACAAGATCAAGGCGGTTTTGGTGAGTAAGCTGATCGGCTCAAAGCCTGTGCCGTGCGGCTATGGCCTCTCATCCGCCTCCTGAACCTGTCGAAGGGCGGCACCTTCTCCCCGCAGGCGGTAGAGAAGACCGAGACGCTAACCGCGCCTGCCTCCCTCTCCCCGCCTGCGGGAAGAGGGTAGGGTGAGGGGCGGTGCCAGGCCCTCGGCGCGAGCGAACCGCCGCTGTCCGGAAAGGGAAGTATGGAACAACTCCGACCCGTCCACATTTGCTTCCCGCGACCCGGTTGACGCACGCGCCTTGCAACGCGATGTAGCCTCAACGCCAACGATCAGGATCTTGCCCATGCAGCGCATCAAGCGCCATCTCACCCGCATCGTCTCGGTCGCCGAAGCCCGCGTCTGGCTGACCGCGCTGGTGGCGGCGCTTGTTGCCTATCTGCTGTTCGAACTGACGGGGGAAGTGCTGGAAGGCGAGACGCGTGCCTTCGACGAGAGCGTGCTGCTGATGTTGCGTGATACATCTGATCTCAGCATGCCGGTCGGTCCCGCCTGGCTCACCAAGGTGATGGTCGACATCACGGCGCTTGGCGGCGTGACCGTGCTGACATTGCTCGTGACCCTGGTCGTCACCTATCTGGCTCTGCGTCGCAAATTCCGCACGGCCGCTTTCGTCACCGTTTCGATCCTCGGCGGGTGGGCCTTGAGCAGCGCGATGAAGCTTGGCATCGCAAGACCACGGCCGGAGGTGGTGCAGCATCTGGTCGAGGTGTCGGACATGAGCTTTCCGAGCGGCCACGCCATGCTGTCGGCGATTACCTACCTGACGCTCGGCGCTATGCTGTCGCGCATAGAAGAGCAGCCGTCGCTGCGTTACTTCTTCCCGCTCGTTGCGGTGTTCCTCACC
Encoded here:
- a CDS encoding P1 family peptidase, which gives rise to MPQGPLNLLTDIDGLAVGHATDLTLGSGVTVIVFDEPATASGTVLGGAPGGRDVTLLDPSMTVQQVDAFVLSGGSAFGLDAAGGVQSGLRAAGRGFAVGSVRVPIVPQAILMDLLNGGAKDWGLHAPYRDLGYKAFENAAKGAFPLGTIGAGTGATTANFKGGLGSASAISSSGHTIAALVAVNAMGSVMVGDGPHFWAAPFEEGEEFGGLGQPAHVTVEDRAMRIKGLRLTATTIGAVVTDCALSKPELHRLSIAAHDGLARAVLPAHLPSDGDTMLTASTGRRARSSQADLMELCHLATLVTARAIARGVFEAVALPYADAQPAWRDKWG
- a CDS encoding phosphatase PAP2 family protein — its product is MQRIKRHLTRIVSVAEARVWLTALVAALVAYLLFELTGEVLEGETRAFDESVLLMLRDTSDLSMPVGPAWLTKVMVDITALGGVTVLTLLVTLVVTYLALRRKFRTAAFVTVSILGGWALSSAMKLGIARPRPEVVQHLVEVSDMSFPSGHAMLSAITYLTLGAMLSRIEEQPSLRYFFPLVAVFLTLIIGLSRIYLGVHYPTDVLGGWAAGTVWACASWFAARRVLGRPSGR
- a CDS encoding bifunctional enoyl-CoA hydratase/phosphate acetyltransferase, producing MERPVLTNRMFDELKLGDAASITRVIGPDDIELFAALSGDNNPVPLGQSLIPAGMISAVLDTRLPGPGTVYLGQDLEFWRDIATGDRITATVTLMTKESDGRTLIFDTRCVNQNGEPVLAGKARVRAPVERISWSENAAPDVSLQRHDRFDAIVAEARSLPMVRTALVHPCSPEAIEGAVEIRDEGLLDPILIGPEAKIRAAAAKAGISIDGFEIMSTEHSHAAAALAVELAVAGKVGSVMKGSLHSDELLAAVVGGGSGLRTERRVSHVYVMDVPAYSKLLIVTDAAINIAPTLEHKRDICQNAVDLMHMLGVAEPKVAVLAAVETVNDKMPATLEAAALTVMAARGQIKGAKVDGPLAFDNAISMEAARTKGIISPVAGDADILLVPDLEAGNMLAKQLLYFANADAAGLVLGAHVPIILTSRSDSLRVRIASAALAKLVAAKRAAALGDKA
- a CDS encoding acetate/propionate family kinase, translating into MRQKLLLTFNAGSSTVKIGIFAREAQGARRIGKGVIDFRAEPLTFHLVEGPQVFDVPLVAKTDDLLHDVLEEVFDWLGEHYDLDAVSAVGHRVVHGGDRFADAAIVDEEGLTAIESLVTLAPLHQPQNLRLIRAIAELKPGLPQTASFDTAFHRTQSDTVRRFAIPREWFDKGVKRYGFHGLSYAYVAGALKRLELETAGGRAVVAHLGSGASLCALDHGISRDTSMGFSTIDGVPMATRSGAIDPGVLFHLMDAHGLSVKQVEEMIYKQSGLLGLSGISADSRVLLETPSKEACEALDVFTFRIAGEVARLAASLGGLDTLVFTAGIGENQPTIRRSVVERLRFLGLLLDSEANDRNEAVISREESRVTIRVIATDEEQVIADDCLRLIG